The proteins below are encoded in one region of Silene latifolia isolate original U9 population chromosome 2, ASM4854445v1, whole genome shotgun sequence:
- the LOC141641722 gene encoding uncharacterized protein LOC141641722: MDTSWITLPNDHRDYINGCREFIELAKESLVDGKTKCPCKNCKLRYYFTLGEIEGHILFKGFYQKYTDWFWHGKRDVLDHLHGESREETLVGRDDIKGLLNAVYRTKIPNHSKDFDDHNTFAGSVEIEKEVEFDDVSMGFSSSGESDNEFENAYDPTSDDLNNKQDISYKRLIEAANEELYEGCQSFSKLSFLLHLYHIKCMFHWSIESFNKLLELLLQAFPQVKEFPSSFYEGKKIINDLGLGYEKIHACPSNCMLFWGDNSDKEECNVCHTSRWKKVIGEKGKNLAKKGEGAKVMRYFPLIPRLERIYASPKTAEDMRWHHKDRVKDGKLRHPKTL, encoded by the coding sequence ATGGATACTAGCTGGATTACCTTGCCAAATGACCATCGCGATTACATAAATGGATGTAGGGAGTTTATTGAGTTAGCTAAGGAAAGTCTTGTAGATGGGAAAACAAAatgcccatgtaagaattgtaaGTTACGTTATTACTTCACGTTGGGCGAAATAGAGGGACATATTTTGTTCAAAGGGTTTTACCAGAAGTATACGGATTGGTTTTGGCATGGTAAAAGGGACGTTCTTGATCATTTGCATGGAGAAAGTAGGGAAGAAACCTTGGTAGGTCGTGATGATATAAAAGGTTTACTTAATGCAGTTTATAGGACTAAGATTCCTAACCATTCTAAAGATTTTGATGATCATAATACTTTTGCTGGCTCCGtagaaatagaaaaagaagttGAATTTGATGACGTGTCTATGGGGTTTAGTTCTTCTGGTGAGTCCGATAATGAGTTTGAGAACGCATACGATCCTACGAGTGATGACCTCAACAATAAACAAGACATTAGCTATAAAAGATTAATCGAAGCTGCAAACGAGGAACTTTACGAAGGTTGTCAATCTTTCTCAAAGCTCTCATTCCTTTTACATTTATACCATATTAAATGTATGTTTCATTGGTCTATTGAGTCATTTAACAAGTTACTTGAACTTCTACTTCAAGCATTTCCTCAAGTAAAAGAGTTCCCATCATCCTTTTATGAGGGTAAGAAGATAATAAATGATTTAGGACTTGGGTATGAAAAGATTCACGCCTGCCCATCCAATTGCATGCTATTTTGGGGGGATAACAGTGACAAGGAGGAGTGTAATGTTTGTCACACGTCAAGATGGAAAAAAGTCATAGGTGAAAAAGGTAAAAACCTAGCTAAGAAGGGTGAAGGAGCTAAAGTGATGAGGTATTTTCCCCTCATTCCTAGATTAGAGAGGATCTACGCGTCACCTAAAACAGCAGAAGATATGAGATGGCATCATAAAGATCGTGTAAAAGATGGAAAACTTAGACATCCAAAGACGCTTTAG